A portion of the Esox lucius isolate fEsoLuc1 chromosome 20, fEsoLuc1.pri, whole genome shotgun sequence genome contains these proteins:
- the gtpbp10 gene encoding GTP-binding protein 10, producing the protein MVWISRICYRKYGNFVDNLRLYVRGGSGGMGLPRLGGQGGKGGDVWVVAQKEITLKKMKDKYPQKRFTAGVGANSSVQALRGQKGEDQEILTPPGITVTDDNGKALGELNHEGDRVLVARGGLGGSYHSGFLPKKAQARIIRLDLRLIADIGLVGFPNAGKSSLLTALSHAKPQIASYAFTTLRPEIGTVMYDDHKQISVADLPGLIEGAHMNRGMGHQFLKHVERTKQLLFVVDVCGFQLASKTPFRSAFEAVQLLSKELELYKEELLCKPAVLVVNKMDLPGAEHKLTELQEQLQTPQEFSHLLPEDMVPKNNVVFRHVIPISAVTGLGITHLKTYIRQSLDEDASLATESLHRDKLQALRGVVPAKNTLAWGSSPSV; encoded by the exons ATGGTTTGGATAAGTAGGATTTGTTACCGGAAG TATGGCAACTTCGTGGATAACCTGCGTTTGTACGTACGAGGGGGCAGTGGCGGAATGGGGCTGCCCCGTTTGGGGGGTCAAGGGGGGAAAGGTGGAGATGTGTGGGTGGTGGCTCAGAAGGAAATTACTCTAAAGAAGATGAAGGATAAGTATCCCCAAAAACGCTTCACCGCTGGAGTGGGAGCCAACAGTAG tGTACAGGCTCTGCGGGGGCAGAAAGGAGAGGACCAGGAAATCTTGACGCCTCCTGGGATTACTGTTACCGATGATAATGGAAAGGCTCTAG GTGAGCTAAACCATGAGGGGGATCGTGTGCTTGTGGCCAGAGGAGGTCTGGGAGGCTCCTACCATTCAGGTTTTCTGCCCAAAAAGGCCCAGGCCAGAATAATACGACTGGACCTCAGACTCATTGCTGACATCGGCCTGGTGGG GTTCCCCAATGCTGGGAAGTCTTCCCTACTGACCGCTCTCTCTCACGCTAAACCCCAAATTGCTAGCTATGCCT TCACAACCCTGAGGCCAGAGATTGGCACAGTCATGTATGATGACCATAAACAG ATCTCAGTGGCAGATCTTCCAGGGCTGATTGAGGGGGCCCACATGAATAGAGGCATGGGCCACCAGTTCCTCAAACACGTGGAGAGGACCAAACAGCTGCTCTTTGTG GTCGATGTTTGTGGTTTTCAGCTGGCAAGCAAAACACCTTTTAGGTCAGCCTTTGAAGCTGTGCAACTTCTAAGCAAG GAGCTGGAGCTGTATAAAGAGGAGCTCCTATGTAAGCCTGCTGTTTTGGTGGTGAATAAGATGGACCTGCCTGGTGCAGAACACAAACTCACTGAGCTACAGGAGCAGCTTCAAACCCCTCAAG AGTTCTCCCACCTTTTACCAGAGGATATGGTTCCCAAAAACAACGTGGTCTTCAGACATGTGATTCCCATCTCAGCCGTCACTGGTTTAGGCATCACTCACCTTAAGACTTACATCCGCCAATCACTGGACGAAGATGCCTCTTTGGCAACGGAGTCCCTCCACCGTGATAAGTTACAGGCGCTCAGAGGAGTGGTACCAGCCAAAAACACACTCGCATGGGGCTCAAGCCCGTCAGTTTGA
- the cldn12 gene encoding claudin-12, whose translation MSCRDIHATNAFSFIIAFLSVGGITVAALIPQWRVTQLVTFNKNAKNVSVYDGLWAKCVKQDGYSGCYYYDSEWYSKVDQLDLRLLQFCLPTALMFGCLALLLCMAGMCKTCCCSDKPEGDIKSIRFLVNSPGCHLVAGMFLFLGGGISMAPSVWFLFRTKEMNIKYDHIFSDGFAVYIAIGCSGGLFFAALLMFMWYCMCKKLPSPFWLPLPTLPNSISTQPLTANGYPSPVYAPPQSFPQTFPPQRYAPTVMDVQAYAPPQGYPQSVAPPAQPPQVYMSQVSAPDGYGSEVGVNQAYSYAPSQSYAPSQVGYAPSQVGYAPSYSGPRYSTRSRLSGIEIDIPVLTQGL comes from the exons ATGTCGTGCCGGGACATTCACGCCACAAATGCTTTCTCCTTCATCATTGCCTTCCTCTCGGTGGGAGGCATCACGGTGGCGGCTCTAATCCCACAGTGGCGAGTGACACAACTCGTCACCTTCAATAAGAACGCCAAGAACGTCAGCGTTTACGACGGCCTGTGGGCTAAGTGTGTGAAACAAGATGGCTACTCCGGCTGCTACTACTATGACTCTGAG TGGTACTCTAAAGTGGATCAGCTGGACCTGAGACTACTCCAGTTCTGCCTGCCAACAGCCCTGATGTTTGGCTGCCTGGCCCTGTTGCTGTGCATGGCAGGCATGTGTAAGACCTGCTGCTGCTCTGACAAGCCTGAAGGGGACATCAAGAGCATCCGCTTCCTGGTCAACAGCCCTGGCTGCCACCTGGTGGCCGGCATGTTCCTGTTCCTGGGGGGGGGCATTTCCATGGCGCCCTCCGTGTGGTTCCTGTTTCGGACCAAGGAGATGAACATCAAGTACGACCACATCTTCTCAGACGGCTTCGCGGTCTACATTGCCATTGGTTGTTCAGGCGGCCTCTTTTTCGCTGCCCTGTTGATGTTCATGTGGTACTGCATGTGTAAAAAGCTGCCCTCTCCCTTCTGGCTGCCTCTACCCACCCTGCCCAACTCCATCTCCACCCAGCCCCTTACAGCTAACGGATACCCCTCCCCTGTTTACGCCCCGCCTCAGTCGTTCCCGCAGACGTTCCCTCCACAGAGGTACGCCCCCACCGTGATGGACGTCCAGGCATATGCGCCCCCCCAGGGCTACCCCCAGAGCGTGGCTCCCCCTGCCCAGCCGCCCCAGGTCTACATGTCCCAGGTGTCAGCCCCTGATGGCTACGGGTCCGAGGTGGGGGTGAACCAGGCCTACAGCTACGCCCCGTCCCAGAGTTACGCCCCGTCTCAGGTGGGGTACGCCCCGTCTCAGGTGGGCTACGCCCCCAGCTATTCAGGCCCGCGCTACTCCACACGATCACGCTTGTCTGGCATTGAGATAGACATCCCTGTCCTAACACAAGGACTCTGA